The following are from one region of the Rhodopirellula sp. P2 genome:
- a CDS encoding PEP-CTERM sorting domain-containing protein yields MQFTAYLTSVALIFVGSVLRSTDAHAALAITIPHVEVAPGGSGHMDVIVSSNGTDSFQNYFLDFVVGGGGQAASPINFVPSVVPAPQITASSPAYIFLDNSLEADTPIGIDFVSDSAGDPIADDFISVTDSTFDFLNRTITSADGNFLLARLNYVAPLNATPGSVYYVDLDFGEFLDSADPAASLDILPTASGTITITAAAVPEPSSMALLAIGSATFLSGRFRRRKKLAVSSNRTCR; encoded by the coding sequence ATGCAATTCACAGCCTACCTGACTTCTGTCGCCCTGATATTTGTAGGCAGCGTCCTGAGGTCAACTGACGCTCACGCGGCGCTGGCAATCACGATTCCGCACGTGGAAGTTGCTCCAGGTGGCAGCGGGCACATGGATGTGATTGTTTCCAGCAATGGGACGGACAGCTTTCAAAATTACTTCTTAGATTTTGTTGTCGGTGGAGGGGGCCAGGCAGCCAGCCCGATTAACTTTGTACCGTCAGTCGTTCCGGCACCGCAGATCACGGCCAGCAGTCCAGCTTACATTTTCCTAGACAATAGTCTGGAGGCCGATACTCCGATTGGCATCGATTTTGTCAGCGACTCGGCCGGCGATCCGATTGCCGATGATTTCATTTCGGTTACAGACAGTACATTTGATTTTTTGAATCGAACAATTACTTCTGCCGATGGCAATTTTCTTCTGGCTCGTTTGAACTACGTCGCCCCTTTGAACGCGACGCCGGGCAGTGTTTACTACGTTGACCTCGATTTTGGAGAGTTCCTGGATAGTGCAGACCCGGCAGCATCCTTGGACATTCTGCCGACTGCCTCCGGCACGATCACAATCACCGCCGCGGCTGTGCCGGAACCATCGAGCATGGCCTTGCTGGCCATCGGTTCAGCAACGTTCCTCTCAGGTAGGTTTCGCCGTCGAAAAAAGCTTGCTGTATCCAGCAATCGAACTTGCCGCTAG
- a CDS encoding PKD domain-containing protein: MTYPSSRRFNPFLGPRKPSRSAPRRRKLLAEQLEKRHLLAGDILLSSGFVYEKLPLDSPVGDLGAVNPDGTAPYTFELVAGEGGEDNASFRVDSEQLVTAATLDDEVQSVYSVRVRATDSLGEVTEKAFQIDVLDTDGEYHDVIGTSANEIFTAQYVGSGTNEWLVRRGGSTVFNGELATPTTKLRILATSGTDTLSIIGSSGDDTFVVSDQATEVNGFTVISQSVETRQISASGGNDTLIGPDTNSLWTIDDRNDGTLNTTTSFYDVESLVGGSADDTFQFKGANLIFDYLDGTLDAGAGHDTLDYSQTTSSVLVSWNTNRATGVGRSATLGAATGFEAVIGSEDVNPTVEGPDSVNQWTITGENTGTINNGQYSFTNVARLLDGPQEDVFIVENGGSISGYLNAAGDDRIELTDRGVPLDVNISNRNISGVLNSYTAGELLIEGDQDNRLLGSTGSLTVQINADGTVNANDVHYSAGFDEFVGGTGYERLYAPPEQPAEWNITGEDTGHILVNGQRFDFTNAEILYGSDAVDSFTVQAGANWNGNLLGQGGNDVFTIIGGVSVISAGDGTDTLHGPDIDSVWTIDDRNDGTLNTTTSFYDVESLVGGSADDTFQFKGANLIFDYLDGTLDAGAGHDTLDYSQTTSSVLVSWNTNRATGVGRSATLGAATGFEAVIGSEDVNPTVEGPDSVNQWTITGENTGTINNGQYSFTNVARLLDGPQEDVFIVENGGSISGYLNAAGDDRIELTDRGVPLDVNISNRNISGVLNSYTAGELLIEGDQDNRLLGSTGSLTVQINADGTVNANDVHYSAGFDEFVGGTGYERLYAPPEQPAEWNITGEDTGHILVNGQRFDFTNAEILYGSDAVDSFTVQAGANWNGNLLGQGGNDVFTIIGGVSVISAGDGTDTLHGPDIDSVWTIDDRNDGTLNTTTSFYDVESLVGGSADDTFQFKGANLIFDYLDGTLDAGAGHDTLDYSQTTSSVLVSWNTNRATGVGRSATLGAATGFEAVIGSEDVNPTVEGPDSVNQWTITGENTGTINNGQYSFTNVARLLDGPQEDVFIVENGGSISGYLNAAGDDRIELTDRGVPLDVNISNRNISGVLNSYTAGELLIEGDQDNRLLGSTGSLTVQINADGTVNANDVHYSAGFDEFVGGTGYERLYAPPEQPAEWNITGEDTGHILVNGQRFDFTNAEILYGSDAVDSFTVQAGANWNGNLLGQGGNDVFTIIGGVSVISAGDGTDTLHGPDIDSVWTIDDRNDGTLNTTTSFYDVESLVGGSADDTFQFKGANLIFDYLDGTLDAGAGHDTLDYSQTTSSVLVSWNTNRATGVGRSATLGAATGFEAVIGSEDVNPTVEGPDSVNQWTITGENTGNINDGQYSFVNVGRLDGGPQEDVFTIESDGSYNGFFIGNGGTDRLELAARSEPLEVSVNSRSVPGVLGSYSLEKVVALAPADNQLLGSEANTNWQVTADGDIRVNSVTYTGFDSILGGSGNDTLLVDYTGENLEAALQIAFDGGSGGNDGLGFTGGSFQTVSYDPAQGTLQLNDVTFDLATGNLINLTNSSIANLLVDIDQTNLVANEVTTTFTAVDTNDTLLSFSESLGGILVRNVTGQLTVLGDAVDNDTITLAGIGNSLAANVVLDGRGGADQIAFDETIVLKTNDDLEVFAEQITIDAGVVVQTQGTGQIALNVDELNLDLTSTIQSADSVMLAPLSESRGIVLGTQNESALSLPSDLLHRIVTPSLIIGSQEVSGDITLGGDVILATHTDLEFSTTGDIFLAGTIDTAGGKLWLNPGAAPHAVHVGLTSNEVIASELSFAPNRDIRFTIDGTTPNTEYSQLSLLGSLDLTGVNLVIDGEYSVGLAESFVLIESDGTDAVLGTFKGLPESSFIDNFLGSSLSAQISYLGSDAATGNDIVLTVTAPPNVPPVADAGGPYEVNEGGAVQLNALNSRDPDASDETLVFHWDLDGDGVFGETGVGAERGDELGSNPDFDANHLNGPTSVTVAMRAIDLSGDSDTAYATVNVRNVAPTISLDTSIAVGRGETWTIDGSFVDPGPDIWTGTINYADGSGDQLLVLDGNEFELSHAYGAAGVYTAIVTIDDGEGGVTSKNLIVEVDLPPLADLTLISSDVLFDPINPGVGESFDFVVDVTNAGTLAASEVPVSIQVYDALTESFLEIGRGVLPSIDADPEGDAKSEAQVRLTWDGNNGQPALPTEDAYLLVRVVVDPDSTTEELDESNNEAIQVLQIGSPDFGSAELVAEVPDRTFYRDQFVAVGGQAFYDFSTIPGSNDFPVQNASVTARLIDSTGQVLAASGARTAPNGNFLHTMRSPKEDGDYTLRFEISDGTFSKVFESTLTVDGESPEPSPPRPSGPGGPGYVFSSSIQFVDDAQTTIPAVPPGNPPIGVPITILGSFDYELRDPLLNVPVTFNDLFPVAGQLHTFEIGSDSISFPEGGLADPALVGMQWTPTAEGLHIIQVIAKPDFRFKAHTHTTRTILVGDLDTTSLVVKHGIVVLPDSASALAPLAAARTFSAPLVQATNDAPEPGDTLSFTLSYENTGTTTITGGMLIDDFDETLMGTPTNISHGGIADGNILRWDLGDIAPGASGTVTYEVTINSGADFPPGAAFVLNTAVLNADQAVAASTSELVVSNNAPVITGLQVDEMLNENGDVTLSGTFSDASAIDTHTVAIDWGDGQTDTLTFSAGEREFSIPHSYGQFHSSLIESFSIDVNVTDQSHQSANDSVSTLVPANDQTAPSSSVLNATATGSNSYEMEVGFADPNGPDQIPVSGVSWVDVYYRVNPQSSASNTRLFGSFAVNPSVPSGSGTLSAVLDASPGDVIQLWSVATDAAGNIESEVTPRTDYSFVTADTVGPLTQVDSAVFDHSAFIDLVVSGTDVGGGNVDSIEVFVETDPGTENSAISLVGTIPGGANAVSGTIQYAVPQDGATHSYRFFSIGVDHLGNREGGSGSLDGDPGGEGDQLVTDVMLAAPTSGQIIGFDVNGGLENRSSVHSADLLFNDSGFIDELLESLEDANPDNDRIRLERLDLAGNSLGGEFLTVTAVRDGLKLRLDFGDAGLLPNGVYALRIDMDDDLSNGFEEDRRFHRLQGDINGDGVVNTADYAKVRRAYRNTALHADADVDGDGDVDGNDLRFYSTFLRQRDAEIALLMNRNSLDG; encoded by the coding sequence ATGACATACCCAAGCAGTCGCCGATTCAATCCATTCCTTGGCCCCCGCAAACCAAGCCGATCTGCTCCACGTCGCCGCAAATTGCTCGCTGAACAATTGGAAAAACGCCATTTGTTGGCTGGGGATATTTTGCTTTCGAGTGGCTTTGTCTACGAGAAATTGCCATTGGATTCTCCGGTTGGTGATTTAGGGGCAGTCAATCCCGACGGTACCGCTCCCTACACTTTTGAGCTGGTCGCTGGTGAAGGCGGGGAGGACAACGCCAGTTTCCGCGTCGACTCGGAACAACTGGTCACCGCCGCCACGTTGGACGACGAGGTGCAGTCGGTTTATTCCGTTCGTGTGCGTGCCACCGACAGTTTGGGAGAGGTCACCGAAAAAGCGTTTCAAATCGATGTCCTGGACACGGATGGCGAATACCACGATGTCATCGGTACCTCCGCCAATGAAATCTTCACGGCGCAGTACGTCGGCAGCGGGACCAACGAATGGTTGGTCAGGCGTGGCGGCTCAACCGTTTTCAATGGCGAACTTGCAACCCCGACGACCAAGCTACGAATTTTGGCGACCAGCGGTACCGACACTTTGTCGATCATCGGCAGCAGTGGCGACGACACATTTGTGGTCAGCGATCAAGCAACGGAAGTCAACGGCTTCACCGTGATCAGCCAAAGCGTCGAAACAAGACAGATTTCAGCCAGCGGTGGCAATGACACACTGATCGGTCCCGACACAAACAGCCTGTGGACGATCGATGATCGCAACGACGGCACACTCAACACCACGACCAGTTTCTACGATGTCGAATCGCTGGTCGGTGGATCAGCGGACGATACGTTTCAGTTCAAAGGTGCGAATCTTATCTTTGACTACCTGGACGGAACGCTGGACGCTGGTGCAGGACACGATACGCTCGATTACTCACAGACAACATCAAGCGTGCTCGTCAGCTGGAATACCAACCGAGCCACAGGTGTGGGACGCTCGGCCACATTGGGAGCTGCCACAGGCTTCGAAGCCGTCATCGGCTCGGAAGATGTCAATCCGACCGTCGAAGGACCTGACTCGGTCAATCAGTGGACCATCACCGGCGAGAACACCGGAACAATCAATAACGGACAATACAGCTTCACCAACGTCGCGAGGCTGCTAGATGGACCGCAAGAAGACGTCTTCATCGTCGAAAATGGCGGCTCCATCAGCGGTTACCTCAACGCAGCTGGTGATGACCGGATCGAGCTGACCGATCGCGGCGTGCCGCTGGACGTCAACATCTCGAATCGAAACATCTCAGGAGTGCTCAACAGCTATACCGCCGGAGAGTTGCTGATTGAAGGTGATCAAGACAATCGGCTGCTGGGAAGCACAGGTTCCCTGACAGTGCAAATCAACGCTGATGGGACGGTCAATGCCAACGATGTGCATTACAGTGCGGGCTTCGATGAGTTCGTGGGCGGTACCGGGTATGAACGGCTGTATGCTCCTCCCGAACAACCTGCGGAATGGAACATCACCGGGGAAGACACCGGTCACATTCTCGTCAACGGCCAACGCTTCGATTTTACCAACGCTGAAATTCTTTACGGCAGCGATGCGGTCGACTCCTTCACAGTGCAAGCGGGTGCCAACTGGAATGGCAACCTCTTGGGTCAAGGTGGCAACGATGTGTTCACGATCATTGGTGGAGTGAGTGTCATCAGTGCCGGTGATGGCACCGACACGCTGCATGGGCCTGACATCGATAGCGTCTGGACCATCGACGATCGTAACGATGGCACGCTCAACACCACGACCAGTTTCTACGATGTCGAATCGCTGGTCGGTGGATCAGCGGACGATACGTTTCAGTTCAAAGGTGCGAATCTTATCTTTGACTACCTGGACGGAACGCTGGACGCTGGTGCAGGACACGATACGCTCGATTACTCACAGACAACATCAAGCGTGCTCGTCAGCTGGAATACCAACCGAGCCACAGGTGTGGGACGCTCGGCCACATTGGGAGCTGCCACAGGCTTCGAAGCCGTCATCGGCTCGGAAGATGTCAATCCGACCGTCGAAGGACCTGACTCGGTCAATCAGTGGACCATCACCGGCGAGAACACCGGAACAATCAATAACGGACAATACAGCTTCACCAACGTCGCGAGGCTGCTAGATGGACCGCAAGAAGACGTCTTCATCGTCGAAAATGGCGGCTCCATCAGCGGTTACCTCAACGCAGCTGGTGATGACCGGATCGAGCTGACCGATCGCGGCGTGCCGCTGGACGTCAACATCTCGAATCGAAACATCTCAGGAGTGCTCAACAGCTATACCGCCGGAGAGTTGCTGATTGAAGGTGATCAAGACAATCGGCTGCTGGGAAGCACAGGTTCCCTGACAGTGCAAATCAACGCTGATGGGACGGTCAATGCCAACGATGTGCATTACAGTGCGGGCTTCGATGAGTTCGTGGGCGGTACCGGGTATGAACGGCTGTATGCTCCTCCCGAACAACCTGCGGAATGGAACATCACCGGGGAAGACACCGGTCACATTCTCGTCAACGGCCAACGCTTCGATTTTACCAACGCTGAAATTCTTTACGGCAGCGATGCGGTCGACTCCTTCACAGTGCAAGCGGGTGCCAACTGGAATGGCAACCTCTTGGGTCAAGGTGGCAACGATGTGTTCACGATCATTGGTGGAGTGAGTGTCATCAGTGCCGGTGATGGCACCGACACGCTGCATGGGCCTGACATCGATAGCGTCTGGACCATCGACGATCGTAACGATGGCACGCTCAACACCACGACCAGTTTCTACGATGTCGAATCGCTGGTCGGTGGATCAGCGGACGATACGTTTCAGTTCAAAGGTGCGAATCTTATCTTTGACTACCTGGACGGAACGCTGGACGCTGGTGCAGGACACGATACGCTCGATTACTCACAGACAACATCAAGCGTGCTCGTCAGCTGGAATACCAACCGAGCCACAGGTGTGGGACGCTCGGCCACATTGGGAGCTGCCACAGGCTTCGAAGCCGTCATCGGCTCGGAAGATGTCAATCCGACCGTCGAAGGACCTGACTCGGTCAATCAGTGGACCATCACCGGCGAGAACACCGGAACAATCAATAACGGACAATACAGCTTCACCAACGTCGCGAGGCTGCTAGATGGACCGCAAGAAGACGTCTTCATCGTCGAAAATGGCGGCTCCATCAGCGGTTACCTCAACGCAGCTGGTGATGACCGGATCGAGCTGACCGATCGCGGCGTGCCGCTGGACGTCAACATCTCGAATCGAAACATCTCAGGAGTGCTCAACAGCTATACCGCCGGAGAGTTGCTGATTGAAGGTGATCAAGACAATCGGCTGCTGGGAAGCACAGGTTCCCTGACAGTGCAAATCAACGCTGATGGGACGGTCAATGCCAACGATGTGCATTACAGTGCGGGCTTCGATGAGTTCGTGGGCGGTACCGGGTATGAACGGCTGTATGCTCCTCCCGAACAACCTGCGGAATGGAACATCACCGGGGAAGACACCGGTCACATTCTCGTCAACGGCCAACGCTTCGATTTTACCAACGCTGAAATTCTTTACGGCAGCGATGCGGTCGACTCCTTCACAGTGCAAGCGGGTGCCAACTGGAATGGCAACCTCTTGGGTCAAGGTGGCAACGATGTGTTCACGATCATTGGTGGAGTGAGTGTCATCAGTGCCGGTGATGGCACCGACACGCTGCATGGGCCTGACATCGATAGCGTCTGGACCATCGACGATCGTAACGATGGCACGCTCAACACCACGACCAGTTTCTACGATGTCGAATCGCTGGTCGGTGGATCAGCGGACGATACGTTTCAGTTCAAAGGTGCGAATCTTATCTTTGACTACCTGGACGGAACGCTGGACGCTGGTGCAGGACACGATACGCTCGATTACTCACAGACAACATCAAGCGTGCTCGTCAGCTGGAATACCAACCGAGCCACAGGTGTGGGACGCTCGGCCACATTGGGAGCTGCCACAGGCTTCGAAGCCGTCATCGGCTCGGAAGATGTCAATCCGACCGTCGAAGGACCTGACTCGGTCAATCAGTGGACCATCACCGGTGAGAACACAGGCAACATCAACGACGGCCAGTACAGCTTCGTCAATGTTGGACGTCTCGATGGCGGACCTCAAGAGGATGTGTTCACCATCGAAAGCGACGGTTCCTACAATGGCTTTTTCATCGGCAACGGTGGCACTGACCGCTTGGAACTGGCCGCACGCAGTGAGCCCCTGGAAGTCAGTGTCAACAGCCGCAGTGTCCCCGGTGTGCTCGGCTCCTACTCGCTTGAAAAAGTTGTCGCCCTGGCGCCTGCCGACAATCAACTGCTGGGAAGCGAAGCAAATACCAATTGGCAAGTCACCGCCGATGGTGACATCCGAGTCAACTCCGTGACTTACACCGGCTTTGATTCCATCCTCGGCGGCAGTGGGAACGACACGCTGCTGGTGGATTACACCGGCGAAAACCTGGAAGCCGCCCTGCAAATTGCCTTTGATGGTGGTTCGGGAGGAAATGATGGCTTGGGATTCACCGGAGGCAGCTTCCAGACGGTGTCCTATGACCCAGCCCAAGGAACGCTTCAGCTCAATGATGTGACATTCGATCTGGCGACCGGAAACCTGATCAACCTGACCAATTCAAGCATCGCCAATCTGCTTGTCGACATCGATCAAACCAATCTCGTTGCCAACGAAGTCACGACCACATTCACTGCCGTTGATACCAACGACACGCTCCTTTCCTTCAGCGAATCATTGGGCGGAATCTTGGTTCGCAACGTGACCGGGCAACTGACCGTGTTGGGTGATGCGGTCGACAACGACACGATCACTCTGGCGGGCATCGGTAACTCCTTGGCCGCGAATGTCGTCCTCGACGGGCGTGGGGGAGCCGATCAAATTGCATTCGACGAGACGATTGTCCTGAAAACCAATGATGATCTGGAAGTCTTCGCGGAGCAGATCACCATCGACGCCGGCGTCGTCGTGCAGACCCAAGGGACGGGACAAATCGCGTTGAACGTTGACGAACTGAACCTGGATCTGACATCAACGATTCAGTCCGCCGACTCGGTGATGCTGGCTCCGCTTTCGGAAAGCCGAGGCATCGTTTTAGGAACTCAGAACGAAAGTGCCTTGAGCCTTCCCAGCGACTTGCTCCATCGAATCGTGACCCCGTCGCTGATCATTGGCAGTCAAGAAGTTTCTGGCGACATCACCTTGGGCGGGGATGTGATTCTGGCCACCCACACCGATCTGGAATTTTCAACCACCGGTGACATTTTTCTGGCAGGCACGATCGACACCGCTGGGGGCAAGCTTTGGTTGAATCCAGGTGCGGCTCCTCACGCGGTGCACGTTGGTTTGACATCCAATGAAGTGATTGCCAGCGAGTTGTCTTTTGCCCCCAATCGCGACATTCGATTCACAATTGATGGCACCACACCAAATACTGAATATTCCCAGCTCAGCCTCCTCGGTAGTCTGGATCTGACCGGAGTCAATCTGGTCATCGATGGGGAGTATTCAGTTGGACTCGCGGAGTCCTTCGTTTTGATTGAAAGCGACGGGACCGACGCAGTGTTGGGAACCTTCAAAGGTTTGCCGGAAAGTTCGTTCATTGACAATTTCCTCGGCTCCTCACTGAGTGCACAGATTTCCTATTTGGGATCAGATGCGGCGACCGGCAATGACATCGTGTTGACCGTGACCGCACCACCCAATGTTCCACCCGTCGCCGACGCCGGTGGTCCATACGAAGTAAATGAGGGTGGGGCAGTGCAATTGAACGCATTGAATTCCCGCGACCCTGACGCGTCAGATGAGACACTCGTCTTTCATTGGGACCTGGATGGCGACGGAGTATTCGGAGAGACAGGAGTCGGAGCTGAGCGTGGCGATGAACTTGGCAGCAATCCAGACTTTGACGCAAACCATCTGAATGGTCCAACGAGCGTGACAGTCGCCATGCGTGCGATTGACTTATCAGGTGATTCGGACACCGCCTACGCAACTGTCAACGTTCGCAACGTGGCTCCGACAATCTCACTTGATACGTCGATCGCAGTCGGCAGAGGTGAAACCTGGACAATCGATGGCTCTTTTGTTGACCCAGGGCCTGATATCTGGACAGGCACAATCAATTACGCGGACGGTTCCGGTGATCAGCTTTTAGTGCTCGATGGAAACGAATTCGAACTCAGCCATGCCTATGGTGCCGCAGGCGTCTACACCGCCATCGTCACGATTGACGACGGGGAAGGCGGGGTTACCAGCAAGAATTTAATCGTTGAAGTGGACTTACCGCCACTGGCAGACCTGACATTGATCTCCTCGGATGTCCTGTTTGATCCAATCAATCCGGGCGTCGGCGAATCATTCGACTTTGTCGTGGACGTGACCAACGCGGGAACACTTGCCGCGAGTGAAGTTCCTGTCAGCATTCAGGTATACGACGCCTTGACGGAGTCGTTCTTAGAAATCGGTCGTGGAGTGCTTCCTTCGATCGATGCGGATCCCGAAGGAGATGCGAAATCAGAAGCACAGGTTCGCTTGACCTGGGACGGCAACAACGGTCAGCCTGCGTTGCCAACCGAGGACGCCTACCTGTTGGTCCGCGTGGTGGTTGATCCGGACTCGACGACGGAGGAACTGGACGAGTCAAACAATGAGGCAATCCAAGTCTTGCAAATTGGCAGCCCCGATTTCGGCTCCGCCGAGTTGGTCGCAGAAGTTCCGGACCGCACCTTTTACCGAGACCAATTTGTGGCGGTCGGTGGCCAAGCGTTTTACGACTTCAGCACGATCCCAGGCAGCAATGACTTCCCTGTCCAAAATGCAAGCGTGACCGCCCGATTGATCGACTCAACTGGGCAGGTGTTGGCGGCTTCCGGGGCCCGGACGGCACCCAACGGCAATTTCCTGCACACCATGCGGAGCCCCAAGGAAGATGGTGACTACACGCTACGGTTTGAAATCAGTGACGGGACATTCAGCAAGGTGTTTGAGTCGACACTCACCGTCGACGGCGAATCCCCGGAACCCTCGCCGCCACGGCCAAGCGGGCCGGGGGGCCCCGGCTACGTCTTCTCGTCATCGATCCAGTTCGTCGATGACGCTCAAACAACAATCCCAGCGGTTCCACCGGGGAATCCTCCAATCGGTGTGCCGATCACCATCCTCGGCAGCTTTGACTACGAGCTTCGTGATCCGTTGCTGAATGTTCCTGTGACGTTCAACGACCTCTTCCCTGTTGCGGGGCAACTCCACACGTTTGAAATCGGAAGTGATTCCATCTCTTTCCCCGAAGGTGGATTGGCTGACCCCGCGCTCGTCGGGATGCAATGGACGCCAACGGCCGAAGGCCTTCACATCATTCAGGTGATTGCCAAACCCGATTTTAGATTCAAGGCTCACACGCACACGACGCGGACAATCCTGGTCGGCGACTTGGACACGACGTCGCTGGTCGTCAAACACGGGATCGTGGTCTTGCCCGACTCGGCGTCCGCGTTGGCGCCGCTGGCAGCCGCTCGCACGTTCTCCGCCCCACTGGTGCAAGCCACTAACGACGCACCCGAACCGGGTGACACCCTGTCGTTTACCCTGAGCTACGAGAACACGGGCACAACCACCATCACCGGTGGGATGCTGATTGACGACTTCGATGAAACTTTGATGGGGACGCCCACCAACATCAGTCACGGCGGCATCGCCGATGGCAACATCCTTCGCTGGGACCTAGGGGACATCGCGCCCGGCGCTTCCGGCACGGTGACTTACGAAGTCACGATCAATTCCGGAGCAGATTTTCCCCCCGGAGCAGCGTTTGTTCTCAACACGGCAGTCCTGAACGCGGACCAAGCCGTTGCGGCGAGCACGAGTGAGTTGGTCGTCAGCAACAATGCACCGGTCATCACCGGACTGCAAGTCGATGAGATGCTCAACGAGAACGGGGACGTCACGCTGTCAGGCACATTCAGCGACGCCAGCGCGATCGATACCCACACCGTTGCGATCGATTGGGGAGATGGGCAAACCGATACGCTGACCTTCTCAGCCGGCGAGCGTGAGTTTTCGATTCCCCATTCATACGGTCAGTTTCATTCGTCCCTAATCGAGAGCTTTTCGATTGATGTGAACGTCACCGATCAGTCCCACCAAAGTGCCAACGACAGCGTCAGCACGCTGGTGCCAGCGAACGACCAAACCGCCCCCTCCAGTTCGGTGCTCAATGCGACCGCGACCGGTTCCAATTCCTACGAAATGGAGGTCGGTTTCGCGGATCCAAACGGCCCCGACCAGATCCCGGTATCCGGTGTCAGTTGGGTCGACGTCTACTATCGGGTCAATCCGCAAAGCTCCGCCTCCAATACCAGGTTGTTCGGAAGCTTTGCTGTGAATCCCAGCGTTCCGAGTGGCAGTGGGACACTCTCAGCAGTCCTCGACGCTTCCCCCGGGGATGTGATTCAGCTTTGGAGTGTTGCCACCGATGCAGCAGGGAACATCGAATCTGAAGTCACCCCACGAACCGACTACTCGTTTGTCACCGCAGACACGGTCGGACCACTGACGCAAGTGGATTCCGCCGTCTTCGACCACAGTGCCTTCATTGACTTAGTGGTTTCAGGAACCGACGTAGGCGGCGGGAATGTGGATTCAATCGAAGTCTTTGTCGAGACCGACCCAGGGACTGAAAACAGTGCGATCTCTCTGGTTGGAACAATCCCCGGCGGTGCCAACGCTGTCAGCGGGACCATCCAGTATGCGGTTCCTCAGGACGGAGCGACGCATTCCTATCGATTCTTCAGCATTGGTGTCGACCACCTTGGGAACCGTGAAGGAGGCAGTGGATCACTGGATGGCGATCCGGGAGGGGAGGGGGATCAACTGGTGACCGATGTCATGCTAGCAGCACCCACATCCGGCCAAATCATTGGCTTTGATGTCAACGGAGGGTTGGAGAACCGATCTTCGGTTCATTCGGCGGACCTGCTGTTCAACGACTCCGGTTTTATCGACGAACTTCTGGAGTCCCTCGAAGACGCCAACCCCGACAATGACCGCATCCGGTTGGAACGGTTGGACCTTGCTGGCAATTCGCTCGGAGGAGAATTCCTGACGGTCACCGCTGTCCGAGATGGCTTGAAGCTCCGCCTGGATTTCGGTGACGCTGGACTCCTGCCAAACGGTGTGTACGCCCTTCGCATCGACATGGACGACGACTTGAGCAACGGATTCGAGGAGGACCGTCGGTTCCATCGTCTGCAAGGCGACATCAACGGGGATGGCGTCGTGAACACCGCAGACTATGCGAAAGTTCGGCGAGCTTACCGCAACACGGCGCTGCACGCCGATGCAGATGTTGACGGAGACGGTGACGTCGATGGAAACGACCTGCGTTTCTACTCCACATTCCTACGACAACGAGACGCAGAGATCGCACTGCTGATGAACCGTAATTCACTGGATGGTTAA
- a CDS encoding alpha/beta hydrolase: MNTSWKLSFTLAVLTAAWMPLCTPVHSAEPETLPLWTDEELGSTAADDTEVLHDRGDRNAWVTDITRPTLTVYHADPAKHSGTSIVICPGGGYGGLAIDKEGHVVAEWFAEQGVTAGVLKYRCGGGAHKHPIPMGDARQAVKLMRDHADEWKLKTDQVGIMGFSAGGHLASTIATDPQTGVNFAALIYPVISLDKAVTHGGSKKNLLGESPSDELVHQMSRDEQVSSSTCPTFLVHAGDDRGVPVANSLRYYAACIEHGVPAEMHLFPTGGHGFGMFRGDRPVDQWPNQLKAWLQLNDWLK; this comes from the coding sequence ATGAACACCTCCTGGAAGCTTTCTTTCACGCTTGCCGTTCTCACTGCCGCCTGGATGCCACTTTGCACCCCCGTCCATTCGGCGGAACCGGAAACGCTTCCGCTTTGGACCGACGAAGAACTCGGATCCACCGCAGCGGATGACACCGAAGTTTTGCACGATCGAGGCGATCGAAATGCCTGGGTCACGGACATCACGCGTCCGACCTTGACGGTCTATCATGCTGACCCGGCCAAGCATTCTGGAACGTCGATCGTGATTTGCCCCGGCGGTGGCTATGGCGGGCTGGCAATCGACAAAGAAGGCCACGTGGTGGCGGAATGGTTCGCCGAACAAGGCGTGACGGCTGGCGTTTTGAAGTACCGATGTGGCGGCGGTGCTCACAAGCATCCGATTCCCATGGGCGATGCTCGCCAAGCGGTGAAGTTGATGCGAGATCATGCTGACGAGTGGAAACTGAAAACGGACCAAGTCGGCATCATGGGTTTCTCCGCTGGCGGTCACTTGGCATCGACCATCGCAACGGACCCGCAAACCGGAGTCAACTTTGCTGCGTTGATTTACCCGGTGATCTCGCTGGACAAAGCGGTCACGCACGGCGGTTCGAAGAAGAACCTGTTGGGTGAATCGCCCAGTGACGAGTTGGTGCATCAGATGTCGCGAGACGAACAAGTCAGCTCATCGACTTGCCCCACGTTCTTGGTTCATGCTGGCGATGACAGAGGAGTTCCTGTTGCAAACAGCCTGCGCTATTACGCCGCCTGCATCGAGCACGGCGTCCCAGCCGAAATGCACCTGTTCCCCACCGGCGGCCACGGCTTCGGAATGTTCCGCGGCGACCGCCCCGTCGACCAATGGCCCAACCAACTCAAAGCTTGGCTGCAATTGAATGACTGGCTGAAGTAG